In one window of Bos taurus isolate L1 Dominette 01449 registration number 42190680 breed Hereford chromosome 4, ARS-UCD2.0, whole genome shotgun sequence DNA:
- the LOC512867 gene encoding GTPase, IMAP family member 1-like (The RefSeq protein has 1 substitution compared to this genomic sequence), producing the protein MGGRKVARDEENAYGFQEFRSALQERRLRLLLAGRSGTGKSATGNSILQRKHFLSRLATTAVTRACATGSCCWASWDVEVLDTPDLFSPEVAQADPGFKERGRCYLLSAPGPHAVLLVTQLGRFTAQDLQAWRGVKALFGAGIAARAVVVFTRREDLDGGSLQQYVRDTDNRALRELVAECGGRCCAFDNRAADGEREAQVRELMGLVEELVRDHGGAPYTNDVYRLAQTLGGLSPEERLRRVAERLAARAPSWSERWPLAGLWRWPKAAPETWCKLGLVALLGALFLLYLLCR; encoded by the exons ATGGGAGGACGGAAGGTGGCAAGAGATGAAGAAAATGCCTATG GTTTCCAGGAGTTCAGGTCCGCCCTGCAGGAGCGCCGGCTGCGCCTCCTCCTGGCCGGGAGGTCGGGGACCGGGAAGAGCGCCACGGGCAACAGCATCCTCCAGCGGAAGCACTTCCTCTCCAGGCTCGCGACCACAGCGGTGACCAGGGCCTGCGCCACGGGGAGCTGCTGCTGGGCCTCGTGGGACGTGGAAGTCCTCGACACCCCGGACCTCTTCAGCCCCGAGGTCGCCCAGGCAGACCCGGGTTTCAAGGAGAGAGGCCGCTGCTACCTGCTGTCGGCCCCGGGGCCCCACGCCGTGCTCCTGGTGACCCAGCTCGGCCGCTTCACCGCCCAGGACCTGCAGGCCTGGCGCGGGGTGAAGGCGCTCTTCGGGGCGGGCATCGCGGCGCGCGCCGTCGTGGTCTTCACCCGCAGGGAGGACCTGGACGGGGGCTCGCTGCAGCAGTACGTGCGCGACACCGACAACCGTGCGCTCCGGGAGCTGGTGGCCGAGTGCGGGGGCCGCTGCTGCGCCTTCGACAACCGAGCGGCTGACGGGGAGCGGGAGGCGCAGGTCAGGGAGCTGATGGGGCTGGTGGAGGAGCTGGTGAGGGACCACGGCGGCGCCCCCTACACCAACGACGTGTACCACCTGGCGCAGACCCTGGGCGGGCTGAGTCCCGAGGAGAGGCTGCGCAGGGTGGCGGAGCGACTGGCCGCCCGAGCGCCGTCGTGGTCGGAGCGCTGGCCGCTGGCCGGGCTGTGGCGGTGGCCCAAAGCAGCGCCGGAGACCTGGTGTAAGCTGGGCCTGGTGGCCCTGCTGGGCGCCCTGTTCCTGCTGTACCTGCTCTGCAGGTAG
- the LOC512867 gene encoding GTPase, IMAP family member 1-like isoform X1, whose product MGGRKVARDEENAYGFQEFRSALQERRLRLLLAGRSGTGKSATGNSILQRKHFLSRLATTAVTRACATGSCCWASWDVEVLDTPDLFSPEVAQADPGFKERGRCYLLSAPGPHAVLLVTQLGRFTAQDLQAWRGVKALFGAGIAARAVVVFTRREDLDGGSLQQYVRDTDNRALRELVAECGGRCCAFDNRAADGEREAQVRELMGLVEELVRDHGGAPYTNDVYHLAQTLGGLSPEERLRRVAERLAARAPSWSERWPLAGLWRWPKAAPETWCKLGLVALLGALFLLYLLCR is encoded by the exons ATGGGAGGACGGAAGGTGGCAAGAGATGAAGAAAATGCCTATG GTTTCCAGGAGTTCAGGTCCGCCCTGCAGGAGCGCCGGCTGCGCCTCCTCCTGGCCGGGAGGTCGGGGACCGGGAAGAGCGCCACGGGCAACAGCATCCTCCAGCGGAAGCACTTCCTCTCCAGGCTCGCGACCACAGCGGTGACCAGGGCCTGCGCCACGGGGAGCTGCTGCTGGGCCTCGTGGGACGTGGAAGTCCTCGACACCCCGGACCTCTTCAGCCCCGAGGTCGCCCAGGCAGACCCGGGTTTCAAGGAGAGAGGCCGCTGCTACCTGCTGTCGGCCCCGGGGCCCCACGCCGTGCTCCTGGTGACCCAGCTCGGCCGCTTCACCGCCCAGGACCTGCAGGCCTGGCGCGGGGTGAAGGCGCTCTTCGGGGCGGGCATCGCGGCGCGCGCCGTCGTGGTCTTCACCCGCAGGGAGGACCTGGACGGGGGCTCGCTGCAGCAGTACGTGCGCGACACCGACAACCGTGCGCTCCGGGAGCTGGTGGCCGAGTGCGGGGGCCGCTGCTGCGCCTTCGACAACCGAGCGGCTGACGGGGAGCGGGAGGCGCAGGTCAGGGAGCTGATGGGGCTGGTGGAGGAGCTGGTGAGGGACCACGGCGGCGCCCCCTACACCAACGACGTGTACCACCTGGCGCAGACCCTGGGCGGGCTGAGTCCCGAGGAGAGGCTGCGCAGGGTGGCGGAGCGACTGGCCGCCCGAGCGCCGTCGTGGTCGGAGCGCTGGCCGCTGGCCGGGCTGTGGCGGTGGCCCAAAGCAGCGCCGGAGACCTGGTGTAAGCTGGGCCTGGTGGCCCTGCTGGGCGCCCTGTTCCTGCTGTACCTGCTCTGCAGGTAG